A region of Vicugna pacos chromosome 7, VicPac4, whole genome shotgun sequence DNA encodes the following proteins:
- the NUB1 gene encoding NEDD8 ultimate buster 1 has protein sequence MAQKKYLQAKLTQFLREDRIQLWKPPYTNENKEVGLALKDLAKKYSDKLECCENEVEKIIEEIRCKAIERGTGNEHYKTTGIATIEVFLPSRLKRDRKNLLETRLHITGRELRSKIAETFGFQENYIKIVINKKQLQLGETLENQGVTHNVKAMVLELKQSEEDARKNTQVEEEEQCEAKLKEKRIQRTKRGLEILAERAEMVVDPETTPYLDIANQTGRSIRIPPSERKALMLAMGYHEKGRAFLKRKEYGIALPCLLDADRYFCECCRELLDTVDNYAVLQLDIVWCYFRLGQLECLEDAEKKLNMAQKCFKNCYGENHQRLVHIKGNCGKEKVLFLRLYLLQGIRNYHSGNGEEACEYLNKARQLFKELYIDPSKVHNLLQLGFTAQEARLGLRACDGNADHAAAHITHRREELDQIRKEEREKKRRRLENINYLKEMGYSTHAAKQALHQAVGNLEEALKILLSNPRMWLLNDSDPETNKHQESPSQENIDQLVYMGFDAAAARAALKVFRGNVQLAAQTLALNGGSLPPDLQLSVEDSSPSPSTSPSDSAGTSSASTDEDMETEAVNEILEDIPEHEEDYLDSTLEDEEIIIAEYLSYVENIKSATKKN, from the exons ATGGCACAAAAGAAGTATCTCCAAGCAAAATTGACCCAGTTTTTAAGGGAAGACAGAATTCAACTTTGGAAACCTCCatatacaaatgaaaataaagaagttgGTTTGGCACTGAAG GACCTTGCTAAGAAGTACTCTGACAAGCTAGAATGTTGTGAAAATGAAGTAGAAAAGATAATAGAAGAAATACGTTGCAAAGCAATCGAGCGTGGCACAGGAAATGAACACTATAAAACCACAGGAATTGCTACAATTGAAGTCTTTTTACCCTCACGATTAAAAAGA GATAGGAAAAACTTGTTGGAGACCCGACTGCACATCACTGGCAGAGAACTGAGATCTAA AATAGCTGAAACTTTCGGATTTCAAGAAAATTATATCAAAATTGTCATAAATAAGAAACAACTTCAACTAG gagaaacactcgAGAATCAAGGAGTGACTCACAATGTAAAAGCTATGGTGCTCGAACTGAAGCAGTCTGAAGAGGATGCGAGAAAAAACACCCAGGTTGAAGAAGAAGAGCAATGTGAAgccaaactaaaagaaaaaagaattcagaggaCTAAGAGAGGGCTGGAGATACTGGCAGAGAGAG CTGAGATGGTGGTGGATCCAGAAACCACACCGTACTTAGACATAGCTAACCAGACAGGCAGATCAATCAGAATCCCTCCATCAGAAAGAAAA gCCCTTATGTTAGCAATGGGATATCATGAGAAGGGCAGAGCtttcctgaaaagaaaagaatatggaatagCCCTGCCATGCCTGTTGGATGCTGACAGATATTTCTG CGAGTGCTGCAGAGAACTGCTGGATACAGTGGATAACTACGCAGTGCTCCAGCTGGATATAGTGTGGTGCTACTTCCGCTTGGGACAGCTGGAATGCCttgaagatgcagagaaaaaattaaacatggcccagaaatgctttaaaaattgctATGGAGAAAATCATCAGAGACTGGTCCACATAAAA GGAAATTGTGGAAAAGAGAAAGTCTTGTTTTTAAGACTTTACTTGCTTCAGGGTATCCGAAATTATCACAGTGGAAATGGTGAAGAGGCTTGTGAATATCTCAACAAG GCACGCCAGCTCTTCAAGGAGCTGTATATTGATCCATCAAAAGTTCACAATTTGCTGCAGTTGGGATTTACTGCCCAGGAAGCTCGGCTGGGCCTGAGGGCATGTGACGGGAACGCGGACCATGCAGCTGCCCACATCACCCACCGCAGAGAG GAATTGGACCAAataaggaaggaggagagagagaagaagagacgCCGCCTGGAGAACATAAACTATTTGAAAGAAATGGGCTACTCCACGCATGCAGCCAAGCAGGCGCTCCACCAGGCGGTCGGGAACCTGGAGGAGGCCCTGAAG attcttctcagtAACCCTCGGATGTGGTTGTTAAATGACTCAGATCCTGAAACCAACAAGCATCAAGAAAGTCCTTCTCAGGAGAACATTGACCAG CTGGTGTACATGGGCTTCGACGCGGCGGCGGCCAGAGCGGCCCTGAAAGTGTTCAGGGGGAACGTCCAGCTGGCAGCCCAGACCCTCGCTCTCAATGGAGGAAGTCTCCCTCCCGACCTGCAGCTCTCGGTGGAAGATTCTTCACCATCACCATCCACGTCCCCGTCTGACTCTGCAG GTACATCTAGTGCCTCAACTGATGAAGATATGGAGACAGAGGCTGTCAATGAGATACTGGAAGATATTCCAGAACATGAAGAAGATTATCTTGACTCAACTCTAGAAGATGAAGAAATTATTATTGCAGAGTACTTATCCTATGTAGAAAATATAAAGTCAGCAACAAAGAAAAACTAA